A window of the Lactuca sativa cultivar Salinas chromosome 5, Lsat_Salinas_v11, whole genome shotgun sequence genome harbors these coding sequences:
- the LOC128125956 gene encoding secreted RxLR effector protein 161-like, which produces MAFGTKLTPSLEKPAVDVNLYRQMIGSLMYLTASRPDIMFSVYYCARFQANPREPHMIAVTNIFWYLKRTSSPGLWYPAKSDFFVLAFFDAHLGGCGLDRKSTTGGCQFLDGKLVSWQSKKQTCLSLSIAEAEYIAAASCTSHIIWIQSQLKDYGLSMRISLSTMNLKVRFEYVTIQCHIPRLIILH; this is translated from the coding sequence atggcatttggcacAAAGCTGACTCCATCTCTTGAGAAACCGGCTGTTGATGTGAatctctatcgtcaaatgatagggtcactAATGTATCTAACGGCTAGTAGACcggacataatgttttctgtctATTATTGTgcaaggtttcaagcaaatcctagAGAACCTCATATGATTGCAGTGACAAATATATTctggtatttgaagcgaacctcgtCTCCCGGTCTTTGGTATCCTGCAAAATCCGACTTTTTTGTTCTAGCTTTCTTTGATGCTCATCTTGGTGGATGTGGATTGGACCGAAAGAGCACAACCGGCGGATGCCAGTTCCTCGATGGTAAACTTGTCAgttggcagtcaaagaaacaaacttgctTGTCTCTTTCCATAGCCGAAGCTGAGTACATCGCTGCAGCATCCTGTACATCACATATCATATGGATACAAAGCCAACTTAAAGATTATGGATTAAGCATGAGAATATCCCTCTCTACTATGAATCTAAAAGTGCGATTCGaatatgtcacaatccagtgccaCATTCCAAGACTAATCATATTGCACTGA